Below is a genomic region from Apostichopus japonicus isolate 1M-3 chromosome 7, ASM3797524v1, whole genome shotgun sequence.
GTTGAAGGCTCTGTATAGTTTTTGTCTCATTATCAAATACTTTAGTTTTGTATGTGTAGAAAATTTGCTATAAATTTTTggacttgtatatatatagtaacttgacaaaattttgcaaagcattttgtgatgagatactggataaattattccctgtgaAATACGACAAATATCCTACCAGCTAGCGATTCAAATTTCACAATATTGTCACATCAGTACGTACAGATATGATGAAGTAGACCTACTATATTCAACTTGCTATCATgcagataataataatttataaagtGCTCCAATGTATATACCCATGTATGGGTTACCTTAAGCAAATATTACACTTGCATATTGACATGagttatttatatcacattGGATATTTGCCTGAGACTCTACAAATTATCATTAATACACACAATCCTAACCTCTTAAAGGGGTGATAAAATTGTGTGTGAGGAGATGGTGAGACCAAcgttaatgttgatatgttagCATATGAGCACTTGACCGATAAGTGATGTTCAACGGAATTGCTTTCCTGGTAATTTTAATATGGTCACAGAAACACAATTATAGCCTATTTCTTAGCTTGTCATAAGAGGCAACAATATGTTCCACAAGGCTGACAAAGAAGTCTAATAGTTTAATCATAGaccaaattttaaaattgtcaaTAGACAAAGACAAATTCTACTGAGCTATTTAAGAATATGGAAGTTTTCACATTAACAGGGTACCGTTTCACTGGCATTCTAGCTCATAAGATTTGGTGTTGGGTtatgaataaaaaattataacacTGTTTATGAATGTTGTAACCTTTGCGCATAGGAATGTTGTGATCTCGATTCATGTTCGTACAATCAAACTCATTTTAAGAAGTACAAACATACATGGCAGGTCTTTACATTTAAGAAAATCACTCTGCTCAACTTTTGCAGTAGgctaatattttgttgttgttgaaaacaTCCTTATCTGGCTAAATCTTCACTGCATAAACTGACAACCCTGATAAATGCTCAATCTATGTAAAACAAGGCCTAGGCTAATATTCTATACCACAGTAGGAGCATAAATTACAAAGGTATTAATCTTCAGAAAGGCTGGGGATCACTGCAGGCCCTTTTGCTCAAATCTACAAGTACTACAAAGCCAAATTGTTGTGCATAACATGTCTGTGACAGCAACATAACTTAGGCCTTAAAATTGTCAATTCACTTGACCAAAGTAAAGCACTAAACTAACCACACTTTATATTATGCAGCAAACCCAACTTCTTGCTTAGAAATATCGCAATACGTGTTTATACCAGACTTACAAGAATATTATTGGCAATAGGCCTAACGAGTTTAGGCTTGCAGTATGATTGATGTCTTGTGCACCTGTTCTGCATTAAACAATTTGGCTGCTGTAGACCAAGCCTAAGCCTAGCTGTTGCCTATATGTAGCGTAGGCCTAGGCCATAGCCTAACGCTTTAGGCCTAGCCACTTACTGTACGTGAGAATTATTGGCTAGCTAGTTCATGGAATATCTCATTTGAACACAAACTTAAGGAACGCAAAAAACCTTTCGatcatatatatttcttcatttgaAAGAAACCTTTTAGAAATCTGTAAGAGGCTCCAACCCGCGGATATTGTTGTAAACTGGTCTATTACTGCAATGTGTAGTGTTACGTGTTCAACTTCCCGGTAGTTTCTTAGTGTTGAATCCTGGTATAAAATCTATGCTATTTCGAATCCTTGCAAAGCTGATCACAAATGATGCGCTCGTAGTGGGAAGGGCCGTATTTGGGGGGCGTACTTGCTGATCAATCATTTCCGGGCACAATTTCTCGTGCATCTCAAGTgatgtgaaataaaaaatgccACACAGTTCCTTGAGTGATATAAGTGAGATGTGAGGAATGGGGTGGTGGAGCAATCGAACCAATTCCGTGGGCTAGGGAGTGATATTTAAATGATATGTGACATGCGttgttgctttgtttatttatcAATGCATACTCTTTGTTTTCCTCATCATAATCGATACAACTTAGATGCAATTGACCCGAGAGTTCCAGCGAAGTTTTCCAATGTTCCCCTGACGGTTGAAGGCCATAAAGGGTAATAGTGGGTAAGAAGGACTTATCCCTCACCCTTTCTAATCGTGTCCCCAAGCCCACCCTCACCGCCAAATACAGATCGTAAGCAAAAATAGTAGCACAGGTTCTTGAAATATGGAGACCAACAATTTTGAATGCCACCGTGTTTCTTTATTGACAGGTAGTCTAAGTGTAGGGTTTCAGAAGTTAAGGGATTTATTTTCATGGTGGTACTCGTGTCGTGTAATAAAAGTGACTTGATAACGTCACTTGCGCGATACGCACACGCGCATTAATAATGGAATAATGAAAGTGCTTACTCACATTCCTCAAAAAGTCAGTTGTGTATATCTACTGACAGTCAGTAGTAACCAGTTAGTAATCAATTGTGTCGAATTATGTGGTCAAGtgcaaatttaataaaaataattaatatttttgtaaattggTTTGACTCAATTAGAATGCATAAGACATGTGATGCGAGTAAATTTTATCATAGCGATTTAATTGCATGTGAAATTTGTGTTATAATGATATATTAAAAATAGTGTTATGTTTTTCAATAATGAAAACGCCTAGTATATTATTTTAGTGAATGCGGTAGGCCACATAGCCTGCTTGTACATATGCTATACCTAGCCTATATGCCTAGTGGCCACTAACCGCTAATTAGCAGTCAATGCACTTTCGCTAGTGTGGCTGATTGGGGTGGGCCTGTATTTACAAGGCTATGTATTTGCTTTTATTCACACCATCTTAATTAAcgttataataataaaattataataaCACATGATTGTTTTCATAAGAAATTTGGATGTTCCTGCTATGATAACGGTTTTTGGAGGTGAGAATCCTATATCAATATGGGTACctttaagacaatttttttgtaaactaaattaaataatataatatacgaTATAGTCATACTTTCCTTGAGTTTTAAGTACATACACAGACACATACAAACcgatatctatatctatatatatatatatatatatatatatatatatatctatctatatatatatatatatatatatatctatatatatatatatatatatatatatatatatatatatatatatatttatatatatttattattcaagTCCCACAAAAGCATGTTATATCAGTTTGATTGGGGTTCATGAACACCGTAGAAAGGAGGATAAGTTAAAACATTTAGGGGTAATGGTGGGGATATACTGATGggtatataattataattttggCAGGGAAGTGAGAATGGATTTCTAACCTCCTATGAAATAACAGTTATATATTATATCGGCATGAATTGTAAGTTCTGTTGTAATAAACAACACtgatgtatatttgtttttcagAGGACATTGCTTTTCAGTGGACATTATTTTTCAGAGGACATTTCGGTGAGGAGAGAAAATTAGGAAATGCATAAatcttttttgaaattttaaacgaccaaagataattaaaaaatatagaaCTTTCCTAAGAGTTTTActacattttttatttctatttttgttgttgacattattatatttctatttaaaaaaaatctacttCTACAAATTCCTACAGAGTATACGTACCTGGTGAATACTGTTATGATTTTTATGCCTTTGAGtgtatttatttcttaataTGAACCAATCTCCGAAAGTTAGACATCTAGTATGTTGTACTCGTTACGTGACAGAACTGTACCTATTAAAAGAGTTGCGATATTCTGAAGTACCAATAGAATAAATAGAGgaagggggcaggggaggggttATGGGGGTGGCTATCTATCAGAGCTGAGAGGTACAAAGGCAATTAAAAGGATCATTTGTTTctctatatatatgatatttccTCTGCTTgattatattaaattatttaaataaaatcattaaaataaaaGGATTGATGAATACGTTACTGAACAGAACGGATTCGGCTAATTTTACAAAAGTTAGAACAAAGTATCAAAAggagaataaaaataaatgctCTTTGTTAAGTTTCAAtaatcgctgtattgtttgtattacACATTTCTAACAAAGAGAGAAATGTGACGTAAacataaatgaatattcattatgtaTATACAATATAACATAATCCTCTTactatttacacacacacacatacacatacaagaACAAAAGGACATTTCTTAAAGACTAGTCATGAGACAATTAACATATTAATTACACATTAATACTAACGAAATATATTCATCCAAAATATAATAATGTGCCATATATATTTtaccaatatatacatatatattaactcAACGTAACTAAAGTATTTCACTttacccaaccccccccccccttctcctagtatgtaataaataatacatGACTTAAAAGCACAAGGCACACTTTCTGTGCAACTGAAACATAATTCTCGACATAAACAGAAACATAATCAGAAATTGATTTCACTAAACTTCACAAAGTAACCAACAATATATGAATGAACCCCTAAAGACATTAAATAGAAGCGAAATCAGACCCTTACTAATAAATAGATACTATTATTTATCATCACCCCTCTCCTTAAAAAGtaataacaatacaaaatacataaacaACATGCAACGAGAAAtttcaagttgaaaaaaaacccagaaagtTAAATGATCATGATGGTTTCactgatattataaatatatgtactaaatatgaaacagaaatgGAATTAGAAATATACGTAGTACTGAAGGAGTGTCAATCAACGTTGCAATACACATATGttaaataattcatttaatttttattttgccTATACTTCAAGGGAAAAACAGCATAAGCCTACATTTcagtttttgtctttttaaatgtcacttttcagatgtaaaaaaaaaatatatatataaagcatttTACCTAATAAGGTTTATGAAACTGGGTGTATGGGTGATATGTCCTCGAAATCGCGGTCCAAGGCTCGCTGGCATATGGAGCAAAAATAGTACTTGGTCGTTGTGTGATGGCAGAGGTGGAATACGGTATTCGGTGTACCGGTGATGAAGTTATCGATGAGGTACACGCAGGTGGACTGAAACGATTAACCGGAGGCGGAGAACCGACTGACGAGACTGGCGATGTCGATAAACACGGTAACGGTGACGACGATAAACTCGGGACGGTGTTGGTCACTGCAGCCGCATGAGAGATGTACGCAGAAGACAGGGTGGCAGGATGTGGCGGTAACCGCGGTGTCATATACGGTGTGATTCCAGATGGGAACATAGATGAAACAGACGAATATGTCATTGGCACATACCCAAATTGTCCTGGTAAATGTGGCGTCGGGTAGTACGGATAACCGATGAAATCATAGTCCGTGATTGCACGCACCCTTCGTCTAGCTCGACGACGGCGAAAGTCTCCCTTGGCAAAATCGTCCATGTTAGCAGGATGAATGGCCCAGAAATGGCCACGTCCATCGTCGCTCCTACCGGCTTTGATGAAACATTCGTTTAACGATAGATTATGTCTGATACTATTCCTCCAACTGCGTTCATTATTGCGAAAATATGGGAAATTCTCCATAATGTACTCGTAGATATCACAAAGTAAAAGTCTTTTGGCCGAAGAGTTGAGAATCGCCATAGCAATTAAGGCGATGTAAGAATGAGGCGGTTTTTGGCGGTTTGTAGACGAGTTCCCCGATTTATTGCCGGTTGGTGACGATGTCGTCGACGAAGCTGGAGATAACGAAGATGATGAATCGTCTGAGATCGGTAGAGTCTCGGTAGATCCACGGAATGAGGAGTCTCGGTTCTTACCGCTTTCGGAACTGTTCGGTTCTCTAGCTCGGGCATCGGAGGTAACTTCGTCTTCATCCCAAGATAGCGGTTGGCCTGACGATAATAAAGTCATGGCGTCGATGAAAGTTTTCCTTTGGCTCGATGAAGGAGGAGGAGGCGAATCCGCAGTTTTCTCGTAGGTATTATCCTTTCTAGTCAAGCTCTCGATGGTAAACTGTGTCATCTTGGTTAGACGTCTTACGTACAGTAATTTGGaatataaatgaattaaaagTTGAGACTTCGTAAATGTCGAATAGCTAGTGAAATGCCAGATGGAAAATGTGAAGCAGAAGTTGGTGGTCTTCGCCTTTATACAAGTTTGCAAACTTCCTGACAAAAATCTCAAAAGCAATTTTCAGTCATTCGATTTCACAAGAAAAGAAACGTTTGTAACAACAATAGGGTTGATTCACACTTCCATGGTCAGTGACTCGAAAAGCTATGTAAGTCTTTCCCTAAGCTTTTTATTGCGCGCAATTAATTCGGCTTAAATAGGTTATAGTTAATAATAACGTGTTCAAACACAATTGTCAGATAAGGCTGTCACGTGAATTGATTGACGTGTCAAAACTTCTTAGTTTCTAAAAACCTCTAACCCAGACTTGTGGCGATCACTGGATAGctggaaagggacttggaaacaTGGTGGGAGGGATTACAGCCATTAGACACAATAGGGAAGGGCGGAGATTTTCAAAACAGACATTCGAGTCACTATTGTTGCGCTACTGTCAATCAAAAGTTCAATTAATGAGCAGTGCAGGAAGGATTTGAGGGGCTAGAAGAAAAAGAGGGAAAAGAAATGGTCATTCAGATTATTTAGAAaaagaataataacaataataagaagaagcaaaaaacaagaaaacatccTGTGAATTAGAGTGACATTTTACCTTGAAACCAGCGGGTTAAAGTAACCCAGGTTTAATACGGGACCCAACAGACAATAGCTCAAGAGACTTGGTTTCCACAAATTTGTGCCAATCAGAGCTGTAAGCGAGTGTACTTCAATCAATATAACAAAGGCCTAGCTATCCGgggttttttttatactttaaaTGATCAATTTATATCCATGAAAGAGATGCAACAGATTTTGCCAGaaaaaaagcacaaaaaaaagagagtaaaaagagaagaaacaacTTGAAGATATATAGTATTTTAATGATGAATTTCAGCAGTTAATTCTCATTCgaatttgaaagaagaaaaaaaaaagagtcctTGTGTGCCGATTATCAGATCAAGGgatatattttgtattgtattggggtaaatatttacaataaataaagaaaatctaCTTACACGAAACAAGTCAAAATACCACTCATTATACACTCCATTAATTTCTTCCATACTGCGCTCAAATCTACGATTATCATTTGACTTCTTTTTTAAAGAAATCGAAAGCTTTGTTCCTAAAACTTTTTACCAAATTCAGTGACGAACTTGTTTTTGAGGTTTTAAAGGCTTATCattttctataaatttgtttaaatccttattttattgtattgatGATAATATCATTACCTTTTTGACCTTATGGTATTAACACTAATTTGTCAAAAAGATTTAAGCATTTGTTTCTTGTGGTAAGTAAATTTAACGCTTGGCTTAATTTGTCGCTAATTGtcatattttgaaagaaaacattaaaaattgagTAAATAATTGCAAAACAGGAcacaaacaactttttttttcaaactttgtttCGTGTCGGTTTTATTGTTTGGGATATTCAGTTGACCTTGTTTAAGAGACACTTTGTAAATGATAACGTAAatactattaaaaaaaaaactggtacgAAATTTTTGTGTACTTGATTAGAAAATAGTTTTATTGACTCAAAATATCGATCGAAAAGAATAGGAATAATTCAGTCTTGTGAGTAAGTCTCTTTCCCGGCATTCTTCtgatttttgaaaataatttatatgcTACAACTTAAAATATCCAAAAAGGCCAAATATTAAAGCGGTCAAAAACGGTAATATATAGATCAACTTTAATCAAAATACTTGAATTAAATCCTATAGTACATATCACAATACTGGTGGTTAACACCTCCCCCGCCCCTAGACTCGCACACACCCTACTCCCGTTACGGAAACAGAGTAACGGTACTATGAAAGATTGGTTTTAATTTTTTAGTTTACAACCCTAAATCCATGCCTGATCATGACGTCATGGTTAAATTAATTACACTACATTAATCATACGCAAATTTTAGTTGTAACCTGTATCTGTGGTTGTAACATTTTGGTACAAGTTGGACAGTATTTGACACTGAAATCAGATATAAAGAACGCAATAATTCATTCCTTAGAGCTGATTTcaagatatatatttgttgGCGAGAGAGAGacatgggtgggggggggggggtgtgtggaAGGGATTAAGAGAGAGACAGGGTGGGGGCAGGGAGATAGAGagcatttgaaaattgtcattaTATGGACCAGTGTACatcaatttcatttatttcaatgaTCATGGGTTTTTATCTCCGACCGTAAAACCATGAACAATTGTGTGTCAATTTCTTACTTTAGAATCAATCCCAGTACGTCTGTAAgattgaagggaaaaaaaacaacttttagtCAATGTTTCAGGAGTTAAGGGGCACCGCATGACTTCTTTCTTTTATGAAATGACATTATCTACAATCTTTTAGTTCTTAACATTCACCGGCCTTTCTGTATCATTTGACAATTTGCTTTCATTCATTtgacatatataatattttcatttcttctattttttccttcctttttttacATCCCATTTCTtatgattgttttctttttcatctatTGTGGTTTTCTGTTCTTCGGTTTGTCGTTTCCTGttctttcttcgttttttttatGACGTCATTTCCTGTTATTGATTTCTGTTCTTTCTTCACTTTTCTATGCATGTGACCCTTATAGTTTGATCACTAACTTACAGACTGACCATTTCAGACtataaaagtaatatatatttccattaaggctttttttctttcacaataGTGGTGTCAGAAGGTGTGTAAGTAAGAAAGGAATATTGTAACAATTGAGAAACGAAGTCCTCTTAATTCCTTTCTTGCCTTacacatgataataataataataataataataataataataataataatatatatatatatatatatatatatatatatatatatatatatatatatatatatatatacatatatatatatatatatatataaatatatatatatacatatatatatatatatatatatatatatatatatatatatatatatatatatatatatatatatatatatatatatatatatatatatatatatatatatatatatatatatatatatatatatacttttcgGAAATCTAGTATACGGGTAACACAGTTGAAGATTAAATACCAAATTTGGACATGCGCGTTGCTCAAAAGTTTCCAAAACTAATATCTTTTAGAGGTTGATAAAGCATatcaaattattcccagacatttTACAGGGTGACTATATTCTTTAGAATAAGtgagaaaatattgaaaacttcAAGCAAAGTCTGACTAAAATCTCGCTTATTTTAACCTTCGTTGGTTAACTTATAGAAGcctgt
It encodes:
- the LOC139970149 gene encoding uncharacterized protein: MTQFTIESLTRKDNTYEKTADSPPPPSSSQRKTFIDAMTLLSSGQPLSWDEDEVTSDARAREPNSSESGKNRDSSFRGSTETLPISDDSSSSLSPASSTTSSPTGNKSGNSSTNRQKPPHSYIALIAMAILNSSAKRLLLCDIYEYIMENFPYFRNNERSWRNSIRHNLSLNECFIKAGRSDDGRGHFWAIHPANMDDFAKGDFRRRRARRRVRAITDYDFIGYPYYPTPHLPGQFGYVPMTYSSVSSMFPSGITPYMTPRLPPHPATLSSAYISHAAAVTNTVPSLSSSPLPCLSTSPVSSVGSPPPVNRFSPPACTSSITSSPVHRIPYSTSAITQRPSTIFAPYASEPWTAISRTYHPYTQFHKPY